A region of the Ovis canadensis isolate MfBH-ARS-UI-01 breed Bighorn chromosome 22, ARS-UI_OviCan_v2, whole genome shotgun sequence genome:
ACATACTTGAGGGGATCAAATAATATAACTGAAAGGAATGGATCACATGTAAGGTAGAATTATACCTGACAAATGAATAGCCCTTTTCTGGAAAAACTCTGATTTCCATAATTTGCCCAAATGGTGAGAAGGTCTGCCTCATAAGCTGAtctgaaaaataaacatacaaaaaatgtaaaaatatttaaggtTCATATTATCAAGAAATTACTACTAATGATGATGAAGCTCCACAGAGAAGGGAACTAGGAAAAAAGATTCACTATACCTGTTAAGCCAGAAGCAATTCCTCCACAATACACAGTACAGTTTTTTGGACTTGACTGGTTTACTACATCTTCAAATCTCAACTGCTTAGTGTTATctgtatgcagaaagaaagaaaaaagtgttgACAGTTATACAGCATTATAAAATGGGTTACTGTAATACTATAAAGATATGAGATATGCCTCACTGTGGGGAGAAACAGAACTTTTTTCTCCTTGACACTACTGATTTGATCTATAAAACCAGCTGGTTCACAGCTTCAAATATACTTACATCAAAGCCCAGTTATTTTCAGATAAATATATCGAAAACTAAATGAGTCTTACAATgctaacaaaattaaattttaagaaattaagacTATACTAATAGATGATTTTGTGAAGTATccttaaaaacatataaaagcagATGCATCTTACTTTCTTGTGTACTTTTAGGTGCAGGTGGTTTACGTGTGGCCCAATTGGTTCTGATTTGACGACCACCCAACCACTGACCTCCCATATGCACAattgcattttctgcatcctgtgaaggaaaaaaagaaaagagcgaTTACCAACACAGAAAATAACAGTATACAAGACTCactaagatgaaataaaatgttgGCATTTCTGGATACAAAAATCTTATCAGTAAATGACTCATTACAGCAatgtttatttatacattttaagatactaGGAACAGCATTTAAGCATCAAGGGAAATTTATAATTCAAACATGCAAGGAGAAAAATCACAATCCCACTGATAACCAAGAAAAGAGacagttgttttaaaatatcttgttgATCTGTAACATAACATTTACTGTAGAGTATCTAAAAACTCTTGATATTATGGTCTAAATCACCTTACTCCTTACCAAATCTACATTCTAATAGCAATGGATTATGATTATGACAGGCCTTCCCAGGtgatgttagtggtaaagaacctgcctgccaatgcaggagactaagagagaagggtttgatctctgggtcaggaagatatcttggaggaggacatagcaacccactccagtattcttgcctggagaatcccatggcctgagaagcctggtgggctacagtccctgggatcacgaagagctggacacggctgaagtgacttagcacatacgcgTGCACACATGACTATGACATGAGATTTAAAACTTAAGACAAAAAACTTCTGcgctgatttataatgttttaaaaaaccttttttttggccatgccacatggcatgcaagatcttagttccccaaccagagatcgaatccatacgctctgcagtggaaatgcagagtcctaatcactggaacgccagggaattccccccaaAATGAGCTTAGATTATAGAAGTTAATGTACATTTGCAATGAATCTAAGCAAAAAAATATGACtccaaggccttccctggtggttcagtggctgggGTTctgggctcccagtgcagggggcctgggaccaatccctggtcagggaactagattctgcatgTCTCAAACTAAAGAGTCTGCATGCGCAGGGAAAACTAGAAATcacacgtgccacaactaagacttagaacagccccccgccccaccaaATACAACTCTTGTCCCTTTATCTTACTGCTTCAATAAAATGTGCAATTTGTTGTTGAAACTGTTCCAAAATGTTAATATCAAAGCCCATTATATTATCTGATGTTACAGTTAATGCATATGCTTAGATATTTGGTGCCCTTTTCTTGaatatatgcaaaaatcaatATGAATTGcctaaaatttcatttctgtaaCTTGCTGTAGTCACTACCATCCCAGCTACAAAATTACAGATAatataattaaaaagttaaaattgagATTTTCATGGTTAAGACAAATATAATTTAACCTCCCTTCAAATTCTGAGGTTAGCTCGTGCGTCCTAATTTTGAGTTTCATTTCTAATACATCTTACTCATACCAAGTCACAACTGCAAACTTCAATATTCTTTCTTATCATCACCTTATAACCAGTCtatcttttcccatttatttccaagcttatggaaagaaagaaaaaaaagaactatgcCCTATTACAAAATCACACAATCATCGTGTTTGTTGTTAACATCCAAAAACATTTACTGATGACTGAATTTTGTATTAAATTCAAATTGAGCTGAAAGAAcataccagtttattataaaaagataCAAAGCCATAGCCTTTGGATTTTCCAGTTGCCATGTCTTTAACTACTCGGGCATCCCTGTGAAAAGAAGCACAGCTAAATGAGGGAAGTGAGAGTCATTCtcagaataaaaactaaaagGAACCACACACACTGTATTgtgagcatttttttaaataaaatttcagttagCCCTAATTAACTACAGCCATTCCTGAACTCTCCCTAACGCTTCTTTACCTGTTAGAAAAAAGCAGTAGGACAAAAACATGTAATAAACATGCAACCTAATCAAATAGCCTGTGCTTTCTAAACTAAATGCTCAAATCTGAAGATTAATAGGAacaatagtttcctttgctaataTTCTATTGGCTAGTGTCCTCTAAGGTTTACTGGTTCTATAAATTACTGTAACAATGCTAACTACTTTACCATGCAAACTCTAAATAGTTAAATGTTTTCTGCCTAGTgatacaaaatatatgaaatattaaaaaattgaaaaagaggaaaaaataggaaTTAAAAAGGCATACATGGCCTGTTaacagatttctttatttttcttggtcaATTCTCTACCATCATTTTGGAGTTTGGGCAGctgtaaattttgaaaaattgacattttcagaaatttaagaaaggagaataaaaaaCTAACAACAATGCTAAGCACACCAGTACGAAAACAACAAATTTACACAGAAATTTTAGTGAGTAAGTTAAAATGATTGGAAATATAGAACTCCACTGAATATAGaatgttaaaatgtaaatactaaaatatgtatatataaataatgtataataataataaatagaaatgagaaaaaaatctacaactgAGTTCCAGTGTGCACAGTTCCTTGCAGTTAGCCTTCAAGATCCTGTCCATTCTTATGAGCAATTCTGCAAAATAACCAGAATGCTATTACTTTTAATTGTGACTTGGACTTTAGAAAAACTGCAGGTCTCAGGTATAAATAAAGATTGAAAAACAGCAACCTGTATTATTTtttacactgatttttaaaacagtacTACTTACCACATTTATTAgagattaaaaagcaaagcaaatatcaaaacagaaaattaagaatTACATCTATCAAATAAAATCTACAGAACAACAAACTGTAGAGAGAAATATTGTTGTTCTTAGGTGAAACGTATTTTTGTAAAGTACTAAACATTTAACTTAAATCTAtaggaaataaatacataaaataatgtgaTTTTAACTAGACAAATTGTGATAAACATTTTACAGAACTTGTAACCACTTTTAATTTTCCAATATATTAGATCAAGTAACAATACAGTAAAATCTGAGCataaactttgtttaaaaaaataaataaatcaaaccaCAATTTGGCCCTAACTAGCAGAATTAAACACCACTAACAAAAAATAATCTACTAATTAGTCCCATATTTATGGCTCAGACATTGAAACATTTTAATACTGTAATAGTGCTACTTTTCAGCTAAAATATCAAAACACATTTACCATTATAATAACATATACATTTCTAATTTCACAATATACCCAAGGGTTTCCCTACTTTTCCCCACTTATAAATTCCTTATATAGAAGTTTAATACACAACCGAAATCACATTTAATTTTGGTTAACCTGTATCTTTAACCAccaaattttgaaaacatttgacaaaagcTAGAGTTTATAATAGGCATTACCACCCAAACATCTGCTTTAAAGATAACAAATAgaatcacttaaaattttttcacatGTTATACACAGGATTAGATGAAAACAAGACCCCAAAACATTGAAATGACATTAACATTTTCAACAACATCTACtaattaaaaaaaccaaacaaacaacaaacaaaaaaaatcacactaaCTAGGGAAAGAAACTCTTAACTCTGATACAAGTTCATCATATACAATTTTGCCTATTGCTATTGAATATAGTATTGATTATGATACTTACGATATTTTACCAAAGGGGGCAAATGCTGATTTGATATCTTCTGTTGTAATTTCTGGACTCAAATCTCCAACAAACACGTGGAAATGATCTGAAATCAAAGCATTTAGTAATCAAATATTTAAGAAGTCGGGGACTAAACCTTTCTTAGGCAacactaaaaggaagaaaaagccctatgtgAGCTGGTAATGCTGCCAGGATAATTTCACAACTCTTCCGTAAAATGCAGCAGAAGTACTTACTGGAAGTATCTTTTTTCTGGCTACTTGGTGTTGTTGCCCAGTTTACTTTGACCtcctaaaaataaagattatatttcataaaattattaGGCATGTCATTATTACTCATAACACTTACCACTTATTAAAATCATTTATCAAGCAGAATGAATTTTGGTAAAAGCACTaagctgaagaaaacaaaaccatcaCTTGGCAGAGCTGAGTATTTGTTTAAAAACTTGCTAAGAAAGAACACAAACTAATCTGACATGCATAGATATACCCATAAGGTGCCATCATTTATGATCTTACCTTTCCCaaaatttttctcccattcataGCAGCTAATGCAGCAGCTGCATCTCTGTGTTCATAAAATTCCACAAAGCAATATGGGTCATTGCTTGTATGCTGCAAAACAGAAAATCCAACAGAAGAGTTGACCCTTCTGCTATCGGGTTGCTgagaagaaaatccaggagaaaaCATTACTGATAGCTAGGAATGTATGAGGTGAGACTGCATAAGTTTATGAAAGCCTAATACTTTATAAGATTTACACCTATACCTGGCTTTGTACCTCAGAATATTGTTGTACTCAAACAGAACTACAAAGCAGTAGAGAATCATGACtatcaatattaaataaaaatataggattCTGGTGAAATAAGTTAAATATAGAACAGAAGTTTATACTAAACAAAACCTCAAGCTCAGATCTGAGAGGTGAGGACCACTCCTTACCACTGCTCTCCTCTCCCAACATTATTTTCAAAGGGATGAACTCTATTTACGCATCATAATCCTTCATAAACTGTATCCCATGAccataaaaaaatacagaaatgaaccAACTTTACAAACTTTACTCCTGATTGAAACTAGGATTAGTACTATACCTGATGAGACAAGATTATGTATTTCTCTGGATAAGGAAGGAATAAGaatggaaaccaaaaaatttcAGATTTATAATCAAGTGTTGAAATGAAATCCCTTTCAAAAGCTTTGAAAGCATTGGAGATTCTATACGCTTTGAATTTGGCCTTCCAAAGACCAGAAAAATGTACTAGTGATTAAGAAAAGGTTTTCTGAAAATGTCTGAATAAAATATTCCAAGGCAAAGGTATGATTTTACATCAGAAAATGCCAATATAAGAGTGTCTAATACAACACCAATAAATACCAAACAACAATATAAAATTATcaacaataaacaacaaaaaagcacaaTATAAAAGAAAGCACCTAAATTATAGCAACTATATGACCTATGAACCAAAGtggaaatgaatttttataagaCGGCAACCTATAATGAAGAGCTATACAActgtacaaatatattttttatgtagGCTAAAAATACTCATCACTGTTCAATGTAAAATacactaaaaataatatttaaaatgcgGCAATTCCAGTTGCACTTACAAGGGATTAAAAATACCAGATAAAATAAAGCTCTTTTCAACAACCACTGTTTTTCATTCCAGTaaagttttagaagaaaaatccaaaataagaCGTCTAAAACAATAGTGGTGAAGCAACCAGAAGGCATttccttgagggaaaaaaagtgtaaTTGTTAATACTGACATGAAAACTATGGACTCGCATACAAAATCCTATTGTTGTAGCCACGTGAACGGGAACGTTGTTGTACTTACAAGGCAGATAAAGGAAATAGGGGTAAAGACTCCAAAGAGAAATACACATTCAAATTCCTTTTGTGAAAGAGAGTTGACATTTACCAGTAACATTCATTGAAGAAAGGATCTCAAAGTAAGAAAGAAGCTAAATCTGTGCTAGTCAGCTTTCTTCCTTATCCTACCTCTCTTGCCCTGATGGTCTCAAAGGAAAACGTGGATAACTAGTAAAACGTACAGGAATCCAATGGTAGAAGTATACTAACTATGACAGGCTTCAGGTAATTGGCTACTCGTGCATACTGATTGCAGATTTATCTAACTAGTAGTAGGCCTGATCCCATTCAATGTCCATACATACGTGTGAACACACACTCTTAGATATTCATATCACACTGCATTTCATCTCATTTAAGACACCATTGATTTTTCTGGTCACTGTCAGAGATGTTACAATTTTTTAACATTTGCCTTAGAATTGGTAATATACACTTATTATAGTATATGGAggtagagcttcccaggtggcgctagtggtaaagaatctgcctgccaatgaaagagcccttaagaaactcaggtttgatccctgggttgggaagatcccctggaggagggcgtggcaacccactccagtatccctgcctggagactcccatggacagaggagcctggcgggctgcaggccatggggtggcaaagagccagacatgacacagcatctgaacacacacatacccacatgtATACAGGGAAAACAGCTAGAGTCTAAGATACAATATCTAAAGTAGAACATCGTAAGGGCAAGAAAGATTTCTCACACACTGAAATGAAATTGATGAAAGGAAACCAATACTCGGTAGTGGAGTTCATGGCCTTTGAAAGCTTTCCATTTACTCCACTACCCAGGGACActacgggggcttccctggaggtccagtggttaagacctgcttccaatgcaaggggcatggctCAGATCCCTAACATACCACGTGCTgagcagccaaaggaaaaaaaatattaaaaccgaCTGTGTCCTTACCTTCGTGTTGTCACCAATTTTTGTTGGATGACATAAATATCAAAGCAGAGAAATATGAgactttaaaactattttcaagtTCAAGTGTAGAGTTGTAGAATATGGATAAATCATGAAAGTTCACTTCAAACCCTTCCACCCTCAAGTGGCTgattgtgcatataagttaattaaaaaaaaaaaaacaaccaaaaatgtttGTCAAAACACTTTCTAGTGACTTTCCACTTTCTCACATTCCATTCTTTCCTAAACACACTCGTCAGTTTCTAACCCAACCACGGCAAGGAAAGTTTGTGCTGAGCTCAGCAATGACCTCTCTGCCCATCTTTGTGATCCCTTTTCTTCCTCATCTTGACTTTCAAGCAGATTTAAACACAGTTGACAACTCTCCTCCTCTTCAAAATATTCTCCTCTAGATTCCACCATATTCTCTTGGTTTTCCTATTTCCTCACTGGAAATCTTTCTGAGGGCATTTTCCCCTCTTAACTCAAACTATCACTGTTACTTAAGCGTTGAggaaagcctggtgagctgcagttcacaaggtcacaaagagtcggatatgacttagcaactgaagggCAAGTGCTGAGATGCACCAGGGCTGGCACCTAGGGCCCCCTACTCTCTCCTCTCTCAGTGCTATCTCTAGCTCTACGAACTACATCTTAACCAGGCCCATGGCTTCAAATATCACTGCAAGCCAGTATCATCAGCATTGGTCTCCCCAGAGTTCCAAAATATTTATCCAACTGCCTACATATAATGTCCTTTTATTGATATATGTCTAAAACACATCTTAAATTTAACACTGCCAACACAGAGCATGATTCTCACCACTCCCCCCATCCATCCTGTGCCCCCTTCAGTCATGTTCATTTTACCAAATAAACAGCATTACCACCCACACAACCACAAACAAGAATCTTCGGGGGTTTTCTTGCTGTCTTTATTTCCCTGTGTCCCACGGCCAATCCAGTCCTACCGACGCTGCCTCCAGAATACGTCTTAAATTTATCTACCTCTACTTCTGTGGCTACCACTCTAAAGAACAAGTTCCCCGCAGCATCTCTTACCCTGACTAGTGAAATAGACACAGCTAGTTTCCTTCTCCTTCCGCCCTTGCCCCCTACAATCCATCCTCCCTCCAACAGTCATTTTCCAGTCACCTTTAAAATGCATATAAGACTAGAGAAAGTCCCAGccctgcaatgaagacccagcacagcccctccTCCGAAATCTAACAGGAATACTTTACCATCCTACCTAAAGCCCCAGGTGCAACCACGATAAAAATCCAAGCACCCCGTCATGGCCGGTACTGCCCTACTGATTCCAAACCCTGCCTGCCTGCTCACTTCCCACCGTTCACCAGGCTCCAGCCACCTGGTCTTTGGTTCCTCAAACACCCAAGCTAACTACCAACTCAAGGCTTTTGTAtgggctgttccctctgcctccagCTCTTAATATAGACAGCACCATCCTGTTAGCCCCATCTCAGCTCAAAGAGGTGATGATTTCTGACAGCAATCATTACCAGGCTGGTCCCATACCCAACATCCACAGTCTGAAAAAGATGCATTTGATCCTTTAAAATTTGGCTAAGTCAACTACCCGCTGATGAGAGAGATTTCTGGATCACAGACCATAACCAAAAAGCCTCAACATTCAATTAGGCAACTTCTGTTCCCGTCTCCTTATGAACCATTATTATTACATTCACAAAACAGATGCCAATGGCAGGACGCCTCCCCTCACCAGCCAGGCTACACGGCACCAACACTCCACTCATCATCACAGAACTTTCATTCCCTTCAAAGCTCTTATCCCTATCCAGAATTCCCGTTCACGGTTTTCCGTAACAGTTTACTGTTGTTGACAACACTCTCATTTGTACGTGAACTCCTGGGCACCTTGCTGGTCTAGCTCTGCAGTATGTTCCCAACGCTCTGAACGGCGCCAAGCACAGAGgaaatgtttgatgaatgaaaaGGGAGAATGAGTAATAATCaaagacaggaaggaaaaaagaggtaATATACCAGACAGAGATAATTACTGTTAGTTAGGAAAGGAGATCAAAAGGCCACTTGGCTTTACAGGTTTTTAATAGTTTCTCCCGTCTCAGGACATCACACAAACTCAACACAGCTCTGGACCCTGATGAATGCTCCTGCCTCATCTCCTGGCATCTCAGAAGACGAATCCCATTCCAAACTTAACCAtgttatggtttttatttttccctcaatCTCACAAGAACTCCCACTCTCTGTCTACCGGGCTGGATCAACATTCTTCTCTCTACCTGGATTCCCTTCTTCCTCAGATTCCTATCTAGCCAGTTTCCACTATCCTTTCTGGTTTCAGCTGAGACACGGAATCCTCCAAGAACCCTTCCCTGACTGAAGACTGTGTGGACCCATATGCTCCTAGAGCACTTGAAACTGTCAGCTTCCACAGCATTTACTATCCTATTA
Encoded here:
- the TIAL1 gene encoding nucleolysin TIAR isoform X6 yields the protein MITEQPDSRRVNSSVGFSVLQHTSNDPYCFVEFYEHRDAAAALAAMNGRKILGKEVKVNWATTPSSQKKDTSNHFHVFVGDLSPEITTEDIKSAFAPFGKISDARVVKDMATGKSKGYGFVSFYNKLDAENAIVHMGGQWLGGRQIRTNWATRKPPAPKSTQENNTKQLRFEDVVNQSSPKNCTVYCGGIASGLTDQLMRQTFSPFGQIMEIRVFPEKGYSFVRFSTHESAAHAIVSVNGTTIEGHVVKCYWGKESPDMTKNFQQVDYSQWGQWSQVYGNPQQYGQYMANGWQVPPYGVYGQPWNQQGFGVDQSPSAAWMGGFGAQPPQGQAPPPVIPPPNQAGYGMASYQTQ
- the TIAL1 gene encoding nucleolysin TIAR isoform X7; translated protein: MITEHTSNDPYCFVEFYEHRDAAAALAAMNGRKILGKEVKVNWATTPSSQKKDTSNHFHVFVGDLSPEITTEDIKSAFAPFGKISDARVVKDMATGKSKGYGFVSFYNKLDAENAIVHMGGQWLGGRQIRTNWATRKPPAPKSTQENNTKQLRFEDVVNQSSPKNCTVYCGGIASGLTDQLMRQTFSPFGQIMEIRVFPEKGYSFVRFSTHESAAHAIVSVNGTTIEGHVVKCYWGKESPDMTKNFQQVDYSQWGQWSQVYGNPQQYGQYMANGWQVPPYGVYGQPWNQQGFGVDQSPSAAWMGGFGAQPPQGQAPPPVIPPPNQAGYGMASYQTQ
- the TIAL1 gene encoding nucleolysin TIAR isoform X1 produces the protein MMEDDGQPRTLQGLLHLPRSYPCLERKRYVGNLSRDVTEVLILQLFSQIGPCKSCKMITEQPDSRRVNSSVGFSVLQHTSNDPYCFVEFYEHRDAAAALAAMNGRKILGKEVKVNWATTPSSQKKDTSNHFHVFVGDLSPEITTEDIKSAFAPFGKISDARVVKDMATGKSKGYGFVSFYNKLDAENAIVHMGGQWLGGRQIRTNWATRKPPAPKSTQENNTKQLRFEDVVNQSSPKNCTVYCGGIASGLTDQLMRQTFSPFGQIMEIRVFPEKGYSFVRFSTHESAAHAIVSVNGTTIEGHVVKCYWGKESPDMTKNFQQVDYSQWGQWSQVYGNPQQYGQYMANGWQVPPYGVYGQPWNQQGFGVDQSPSAAWMGGFGAQPPQGQAPPPVIPPPNQAGYGMASYQTQ
- the TIAL1 gene encoding nucleolysin TIAR isoform X3 is translated as MMEDDGQPRTLYVGNLSRDVTEVLILQLFSQIGPCKSCKMITEQPDSRRVNSSVGFSVLQHTSNDPYCFVEFYEHRDAAAALAAMNGRKILGKEVKVNWATTPSSQKKDTSNHFHVFVGDLSPEITTEDIKSAFAPFGKISDARVVKDMATGKSKGYGFVSFYNKLDAENAIVHMGGQWLGGRQIRTNWATRKPPAPKSTQENNTKQLRFEDVVNQSSPKNCTVYCGGIASGLTDQLMRQTFSPFGQIMEIRVFPEKGYSFVRFSTHESAAHAIVSVNGTTIEGHVVKCYWGKESPDMTKNFQQVDYSQWGQWSQVYGNPQQYGQYMANGWQVPPYGVYGQPWNQQGFGVDQSPSAAWMGGFGAQPPQGQAPPPVIPPPNQAGYGMASYQTQ
- the TIAL1 gene encoding nucleolysin TIAR isoform X4 translates to MMEDDGQPRTLQGLLHLPRSYPCLERKRYVGNLSRDVTEVLILQLFSQIGPCKSCKMITEHTSNDPYCFVEFYEHRDAAAALAAMNGRKILGKEVKVNWATTPSSQKKDTSNHFHVFVGDLSPEITTEDIKSAFAPFGKISDARVVKDMATGKSKGYGFVSFYNKLDAENAIVHMGGQWLGGRQIRTNWATRKPPAPKSTQENNTKQLRFEDVVNQSSPKNCTVYCGGIASGLTDQLMRQTFSPFGQIMEIRVFPEKGYSFVRFSTHESAAHAIVSVNGTTIEGHVVKCYWGKESPDMTKNFQQVDYSQWGQWSQVYGNPQQYGQYMANGWQVPPYGVYGQPWNQQGFGVDQSPSAAWMGGFGAQPPQGQAPPPVIPPPNQAGYGMASYQTQ
- the TIAL1 gene encoding nucleolysin TIAR isoform X5, whose protein sequence is MMEDDGQPRTLYVGNLSRDVTEVLILQLFSQIGPCKSCKMITEHTSNDPYCFVEFYEHRDAAAALAAMNGRKILGKEVKVNWATTPSSQKKDTSNHFHVFVGDLSPEITTEDIKSAFAPFGKISDARVVKDMATGKSKGYGFVSFYNKLDAENAIVHMGGQWLGGRQIRTNWATRKPPAPKSTQENNTKQLRFEDVVNQSSPKNCTVYCGGIASGLTDQLMRQTFSPFGQIMEIRVFPEKGYSFVRFSTHESAAHAIVSVNGTTIEGHVVKCYWGKESPDMTKNFQQVDYSQWGQWSQVYGNPQQYGQYMANGWQVPPYGVYGQPWNQQGFGVDQSPSAAWMGGFGAQPPQGQAPPPVIPPPNQAGYGMASYQTQ